A window from Solanum stenotomum isolate F172 chromosome 5, ASM1918654v1, whole genome shotgun sequence encodes these proteins:
- the LOC125863884 gene encoding uncharacterized protein LOC125863884, translating to MASDMQKSIHEDEHAEAEIVYGAEECYRSITNLLQDSGFPKGVIPLKYLEEFGYVRKTGFAWMKQKGPYDHYFTSIKMLVSYATEITAYVEKGKLKKISGVKGKQLLRRVPAVESINKDQKKIYLKTSMGFGRSYLITAFMTDEETEKANE from the exons ATGG cTAGTGATATGCAAAAATCAATTCATGAAGATGAACATGCTGAAGCAGAAATTGTGTATGGAGCTGAAGAATGCTATCGTAGTATTACAAATCTCTTGCAAGACTCTGGATTTCCAAAAGGTGTGATACCACTTAAATACCTTGAAGAATTTGGCTATGTTCGCAAGACTGGATTCGCCTGGATGAAACAAAAGGGCCCCTACgaccattattttacttcaattaAAATGCTTGTGAGTTACGCGACTGAGATCACTGCATATGTCGAGAAAGG aaaattaaaaaaaataagcgGTGTTAAGGGTAAACAACTACTTCGTAGGGTACCTGCGGTTGAGAGTATTAATAAAGATCAAAAGAAGATTTATTTAAAAACTTCTATGGGATTTGGAAGGTCTTATCTCATTACTGCTTTTATGACTGATGAGGAAACGGAGAAAGCTAACGAGTAA